The genome window TCCTATATCTTCTAGTTCAGGAAATAAAACAGGCGTAAAACGGTTACGAAATGCACGAGAAATTGTAGGTAGAGATTTCGAACTTCTGAAGGATTTGAAAGCAATTACTCTAGAGTTATCAGTAAGTTTTATTGGAATGACTTCACCACTTTCAGGTGGTAAGGCTAGAGATTTAGCATCATCGGTAAGCATGTTCATTTTCTCTACGAGTTCTGCACCTGCTGATTCAAGTCCCGTGATTACAATCGTTGCACCTTTTCGAATTCCTCTTGTGAGAGGACCATCCGTCCAACCCACTTCATTTTTGCCAACTGGCTTAAGTGATCCAACAATATCTGATGTGTGCACACCCTTGGATAAAGATACAAGTTCTACCGGATTGCCCATAAGTTCAGTTACCAATGGGAAAAATTCCTGCGGATCTTGATCTTGCCTATATTCTATAAGAAGGTTTTCCTTATTCTGGAAGATTGTTACAACCTTTTCCATAAAAGAAAGAATCGGTTCTGGCATTGGCAATGAGCTTAGAGTTTGTTTCATCTCCGACTCATCATTAATCTTCAATTCTTTATCATTGCAGAACAAAGTATTTTTGTTGATTTCAAATTTTACAGGAAGATTTGGAATATTTTTATCCTTCCAAATCTCAGCTAGCAATTCTCTGATTCTTGCTCGGTCGTCTGGTTTTCGAAAGGGTTCATAGAACAGATTGTACGCTTCTCTTAGATAAATTTCTTCATCTTGTTTGCCGAATAATAAAACCCTTTCACAAAATTTCTTAAGAACTCGAATATTGAAATGGTATTTTTCTAAATCACCTCGACCGATCTCTCCTTGCTTGACTGCAAGTTCTGCTTCCAGGGATGTACGAATTGCACGAGTTAGAAAATCATTTGGAATGTCTGGATACAATTTACTAAGTATAAATAAAATCTCGTCAGGAGTATGCGGATCAATATAGACCACAGAGAAATGTTTCGTAATATCAAAGGGTAAAGGTTTTCTTCCTTCAAATCCTTCTGAAGGATTCTGAGTCCCAATAAAATGAAAACCATCACGTCCATAGATTCGATCTCCGGAACCCTCTAACAAATCCAAAAATCCCGATTCGTAAACAGAAGAGAATCTCTTGAGTATATGTGGAGTTGCTAAGTTCATTTCGTCCGCGACAAATGAATAACCTTCCATGAGAGAAGTTGTAAGCGGACCATTTGCCCATTCAAATCCCTTGCCATCCATTAGAACTCGGTAGGAGCCAATTAAATCTTCTGGTAAAGTATCTTCATTTAAGCTAAACCTCAAAGTGGGTTTCTGTAATTTTGAGTTGATGTAGTAAACCAATGCGTTCTTACCAACTCCAGCATCACCAACAAGTAGAACTGGACGACCTTCGAGCATTGGATAAAGAATATTTTGCAATTGCTTGATGGTAGAATCTGTCTCAACTAAATCGGAAGGAAAGATCAGAGACCTATTTCCGTTCTCATATAAAGGAATCTGAATGCCTGCGATGGTTACGCTTTTCATAGGTTTAGAATCTGTCAGACACTTACTTTGACAACCAAATTCTATTGACGCATCATCTGTCCAAAAGACGCTATACCAATGTCTCTCTCCAAAAAAATGTCACGCATAGATAGCTCACCGATTCGAAGAGCATTTGAATTAGCAAGCAAAATTGAGAATCCAATCAACTTCTCTATTGGGCAGCCTCATTTCCCTTGTCCACAAAATATTGTAGAAGCAATGAAAAAAGCCTTAGACAACGGGAAAACTTCGTACACATTGACCGCTGGTATTCCCGAACTCAGAGAGGCAATGGCAAATAAATATAGAACGGAAAATTCAATATCTTATGCAACAGCGGAACGAGTCTTAGTTACTTCGGGAATTAGTTCATCATTATTTCTGTTATTCAATGCCTTAGTTGATCCAGATGATGAATGTTTGGTGATCAGTCCTTATTTCCTAATGTATCCTTCTATGCTCGGATTCTATGGCGCAAAAGTCACAACACTGGATCAAAATTTCACACCCGAAATGGTATCTAAGTTAAAAGATCGAAAATTCAAATTGATTATTTTTTCATCACCTTCAAACCCAACTGGAAAAATTCTTTCGAAAACTCAATTAACTGCATTGGCAGAGCTTGCGGAATCAACTGGAGCTCATTTAATATCCGACGAGATCTATGAACTATTCGACTATGATAATAAATTTATCTCTGTTGGTTCATTTTACGAAAAAA of Leptospira sp. GIMC2001 contains these proteins:
- a CDS encoding AAA family ATPase, yielding MKSVTIAGIQIPLYENGNRSLIFPSDLVETDSTIKQLQNILYPMLEGRPVLLVGDAGVGKNALVYYINSKLQKPTLRFSLNEDTLPEDLIGSYRVLMDGKGFEWANGPLTTSLMEGYSFVADEMNLATPHILKRFSSVYESGFLDLLEGSGDRIYGRDGFHFIGTQNPSEGFEGRKPLPFDITKHFSVVYIDPHTPDEILFILSKLYPDIPNDFLTRAIRTSLEAELAVKQGEIGRGDLEKYHFNIRVLKKFCERVLLFGKQDEEIYLREAYNLFYEPFRKPDDRARIRELLAEIWKDKNIPNLPVKFEINKNTLFCNDKELKINDESEMKQTLSSLPMPEPILSFMEKVVTIFQNKENLLIEYRQDQDPQEFFPLVTELMGNPVELVSLSKGVHTSDIVGSLKPVGKNEVGWTDGPLTRGIRKGATIVITGLESAGAELVEKMNMLTDDAKSLALPPESGEVIPIKLTDNSRVIAFKSFRSSKSLPTISRAFRNRFTPVLFPELEDIGTLKEVLSFYLPEGFLPEAMAKYHLKLKELSHKRTIGSANLVPYSFGLSNLLKWKDHLIRYNQKDLKEIAIRGGKIAYTNQISDPKERAELEKILDYTIQGIELESGLFEKIEEKKKTFTQATDLEKKMWWDPELHKREPLTGKAKKLNSGDPLKRGLEINTPPTGGNVKEGADAWYGKDTRGNMGQGEPAGGGGAWGYRTEELYKQFLKKRRLLWDYKMAVSQQEFYEVFGKELEEVELNLERLFDPEVDITRMYRNEGSRIDARRYLNFRNGKGDSRIFDKTLIEKNEEKLKGVEVAFLVSKCRRVFNFDYSVAVLSALLTSTYILRDHEVDFSVHTYSDIKNTKEKIDIIHAKKYEDEFDERAESELFNFFTQGWEGDSIPEYQILENLDNFFTPDSQTRIVVIVSDFRGQRAKAEIDDEIASRETQLLKQAVRKNESKNYVFLGVGLGSRYIAEHIFHDSIQVTSENFYNMPNLIGSELSRLILTHHSQRN
- a CDS encoding pyridoxal phosphate-dependent aminotransferase, encoding MSLSKKMSRIDSSPIRRAFELASKIENPINFSIGQPHFPCPQNIVEAMKKALDNGKTSYTLTAGIPELREAMANKYRTENSISYATAERVLVTSGISSSLFLLFNALVDPDDECLVISPYFLMYPSMLGFYGAKVTTLDQNFTPEMVSKLKDRKFKLIIFSSPSNPTGKILSKTQLTALAELAESTGAHLISDEIYELFDYDNKFISVGSFYEKTITLSGFSKTYNMTGLRLSTILAPQEIITALTTLQQYTVVCAPAPVQWAGLEALKTDMSSYIQDYREKRDYVYDNLKDHYEVEKSDGAFYFFLKVPIRDEDFVNKAVEKEKLILVPGYIFCEDHNHVRLSFASEWDSLKKGIAALQRLA